The DNA region GGGATCAATAGTTCCACGTCCACATGCTTGTGGAGCAGAAGGGTATACCGATCCCGGCGTCAGTAATCCTCGTTTCCGTAATCCGCGCAAATGGGCGCTCATTTGGGGCAGCCTGGGCGTGATCTGGATTGCCATCGTGTGGCTGACAGGCAGACTGCTTCCCGCTGAATCGACGCTGACCTCCTTGATGGATCGGAATCTGGCCCCAACTTGGGCTCATCCTTTCGGTACGGATTGGCTGGGGAGAGATATGTTCATGCGCACATGGAGAGGATTGGCAACGAGCATTCAGGTAGGTTTGCTGGCGGCTTGTGGTGGTGGACTCATTGCGCTGGTGCTGGGTCTGACTGCTGCTTCAGGGAAAGCTGCGGATCGGGTGATCTCATGGGTTATTGACCTCTTCCTGAGTGTTCCCCACCTGGTATCGCTGGTGATGCTCGCCTTTGTATTCGGTGGAGGTTTGCCTGGGGTAGCGTTAGCCATTGCCCTGACCCATTGGCCGAATCTGGCCCGAATTGTACGGGCAGAGATGATTCAGCTGAAATCAGCGGAGTATATTCATATCTCACGCAGGTTGGGTCATTCGCGAATGCGTATTGCGGTGCAGCACATGCTGCCACATCTGATTCCACAGCTGCTCGTGGGAGTGCTGCTGATCTTCCCTCATGCGATTCTGCATGAGGCAGCGATTACGTTTCTGGGGCTGGGGCTGTCGCCGCAGCAGCCAGCGATCGGAATTATTTTATCAGAGTCCATGAGATATTTGTCCGCAGGTATGTGGTGGTTGGCCTTTTTCCCGGGACTCGCATTGCTGTTGGTCGTTCGTGCGTTCGATGTGCTGGGGAGTAGTCTGAAGACATTAACGGGAACCGGCAGTTCAAGGGAGGGGGTGTAGACATGGCTCTTCTTGAAGTAGAGGGAGTAT from Paenibacillus sp. JNUCC-31 includes:
- a CDS encoding ABC transporter permease, producing the protein MKQTLERPSRPAGQIAQQPKANSVNGEESNKRDWGSIVPRPHACGAEGYTDPGVSNPRFRNPRKWALIWGSLGVIWIAIVWLTGRLLPAESTLTSLMDRNLAPTWAHPFGTDWLGRDMFMRTWRGLATSIQVGLLAACGGGLIALVLGLTAASGKAADRVISWVIDLFLSVPHLVSLVMLAFVFGGGLPGVALAIALTHWPNLARIVRAEMIQLKSAEYIHISRRLGHSRMRIAVQHMLPHLIPQLLVGVLLIFPHAILHEAAITFLGLGLSPQQPAIGIILSESMRYLSAGMWWLAFFPGLALLLVVRAFDVLGSSLKTLTGTGSSREGV